The following are encoded in a window of Schistocerca nitens isolate TAMUIC-IGC-003100 chromosome 9, iqSchNite1.1, whole genome shotgun sequence genomic DNA:
- the LOC126203530 gene encoding uncharacterized protein LOC126203530 has product MKTLFTCCVAVWLLIAAALLQPTKGDEMLPNTDIPATMAECNATFKLGWRCWDNLLSDGHVIDESKYQQKCWFYCLLDRTGAMHADGAFDKDLLKMVLQGFPNGPSLAHLNETTYTCVAQRSEVDLCERAYAIVKCIMTEELSRMHHSS; this is encoded by the exons ATGAAGACACTGTTTACTTGCTGCGTTGCCGTGTGGCTGCTAATTGCAGCGGCTTTGCTT caGCCGACCAAGGGCGACGAGATGTTGCCCAATACTGACATCCCGGCCACAATGGCAGAGTGTAATGCTACTTTCAAGTTAGGATGGA GATGCTGGGATAATCTTCTCAGTGATGGTCACGTGATAGATGAGAGCAAATACCAGCAAAAG tgTTGGTTCTACTGCTTACTGGATAGAACAGGAGCG ATGCATGCAGATGGAGCTTTTGATAAAGATCTCCTGAAGATGGTACTTCAGGGCTTCCCCAACGGACCCAGTCTCGCACATCTCAACGAGACAACTTACACCTGTGTCGCACAGAGGA GTGAAGTCGACCTTTGTGAAAGGGCATACGCTATCGTTAAGTGCATCATGACTGAG GAATTATCAAGAATGCACCACTCCAGTTGA